CGCACTGCTCGGACTCGATTTCTCCTAATCTCATAAAATGAGGGGCTGTAGGACAACTTTTGTCCTACAGCCCCTCATTTTATGAGATTAGGTAAGCGATGCAATGAGCTGATCAAGATCCCAATGTTGTTCGATAGCATCGGCTATCACGTCAAGCTGCTTATTACGTTCCTTTTCAAAAGAAGTTGATGGAGCAACTACAAAGCCTGGGCGTTGTGCGAGTTTTGACACAGTGACAAGGAAATCACGCCGTGCATCGTCATCTTCCAAATAGCCATGGCGATGAGTGCCAAAGCTGCTATGAGTTCGCGCACCTTCGCTACCGATCCATGGCTGTTCGGTGCTTCGTTCAACACGCCCATGGTGGACTTCATATCCACCATTTTCGTGACGGATCAGTGTCTTTTCAGGGTGGAACTTAATATCAGCGTCAAAAATCCCCAGACCTTCCACGGGCGTGGTACTTCCAGATTCCACTGGATCGTCAATGCGTGAACACATCATTTGAAAGCCACCACAAATACCCAAAGTTGGTCGCTGTGACCGTGCGCGTTCCAATACTGCGTCAGCGATGCCTGTAGAACGTAACCATGCTAAATCACTAAGGGTTGACTTAGATCCAGGGATGACTACTAGATCGGCTTCTGCGACCGAATCCGGATCAACTGTCCACGTTACGGTAACTCCAGGCTCACAAGCTAGAGCCTCAACATCTGTAGCGTTAGACACTCGAGGTAGCCGAATTGCAGCAACGCGCAATCGCTGTGTACCCAGTGGTGCAGCTGCAGGGCCAACAGTCACACCGATCGTGGACTGTAAAGAATCCTCAGCATCAATCCACAAACCATGGATAAACGGAAGTATGGCCACCGTAGGAACACCAAGACGATCTTCTAGGCTTTTAAGGCCAGGTTCAAGGATCGACTCATCGCCGCGGAATTTATTAACTACAAACCCCTGAATGCGAGCACGGTCTGCATCATCAACGATTTGATGTGTCCCATAAAAGTGCGCCAATACCCCGCCACGATCAATATCACCCACGATATATACAGGCAGATCGCATTCCTCTGCCAGCCCAAAATTAGCTACATCTGTCGCCCTCAGGTTAGTTTCAGCAGGAGAACCTGCACCTTCGCACACGACGACGTCGAAACACTCGCGAAGCGAGTTAAGCGAATCTGCAGCAATTTTTCGAAGCTCAGTGCGGTGTTCGATATAGCTTCGAGCGGATACATTGCCCGTGGCAATACCCCGAACGACGAGTTGCGATGTTCGATCGGATCCTGGTTTGAGCAAAATCGGGTTGAAATCCACACTAGGAACAAGGCCACACGCATATGCTTGCAGCGCTTGAGCCCTGCCGATCTCCCCTCCGTCAGGAGTAACAGCCGAATTATTCGACATGTTTTGGGCTTTAAAGGGGGCGACACGCAAACCTCTCCTCGTCAACGCACGACATAGCCCTGCAACAACGACAGATTTACCAGCATCAGATGTACATCCGGCGACGAGGAACGATTTCATAGTGTGACTACTCCCCCTTATTTAGGCAGAAAAACAATCGGCATGATTACGCACAACTGAAATTAGAATATTTTAACGTCGTCATCTGGGATGCTAAGAATTTCGTTTCCATCGTCAGTAATAACCAACGTGTGCTCGAACTGGGCAGTGAACTTAAAGTCTGTATTTTGCACCGTCCAACCGTCTTCCCAAATACGGTAGTCCAACCCACCAAGATTGATCATCGGCTCGATCGTCAGCGTCATGCCTGGTTCTAAGACGTCACGATATGCGTCGGAGTCGTAGTGCAAAACCACTAGCCCATTGTGGAACGTGGTGCCAATGCCATGGCCCGTGAAGTCTGTAACCACCGAGTATCCAAAGCGCTTTGCATACGACTCGATGACACGACCAATGACGTTAATCTCACGACCAGGTTTTGCCGCTCGAATTCCACGCATCGTCGCTTCGTAGGTACGCTCCACGAGCAATCGGTGTTCTTCGGAGACATTACCCGCCAAAAACGTCGCGTTAGTATCTCCATGCACACCATTTTTGTATGCAGTGATGTCGATGTTCACAATGTCGCCATCTTGGATCACCGTAGTATCTGGAATTCCATGACAAACAATCTCGTTCAAACTAACGCACGACGATTTTGTGAATCCTCGATATCCCAAGCATGAAGGATATGCACCGTGATCACACATGTATTCGTGGGCAATCCGGTCGATCTCATCAGTAGTCACTCCAGGAGCTACCGCAGCACCAGCAACGTGCAAAGCATTTGCCGCGATCTTTGAGGCCTCGCGCATAGCCTCGATTGTTTCCGGAGTCTGGATGAAAGGCTCTCCAATAGCCTCCTGAACTTCATCTTTCCAAACGTATTCAGGTCGATCAATGTATGCCGGAACCTCACGGATCGGGGTGGGATGTCCAGGTTTTAAAGGTTCTCGAGTTATAGCCATAAAGCTATGCTAACCCTAATAAGGCTCCGCCGGTACCAACGGGGTACTACTCCGATGCTGCTCTACCCGCGTTGAGATCATCAAGCGTAGTGAAAAAGTTATCCACTACTGCAACTGAGGCTTCCGAACCACCACCTAAGACCACCAAGCTGGCAAACGCGATGTCATCCCTATAGCCGGTAAACCATGCGTGGGAACCCCCATTGATTTCAGCCTCACCAGTCTTACCAAAAATCTTGCCACCGGCACGCATACCTGCTGCAGTGCCACCCGGCGCGGTCACAGCCCCCATAAGACGTCGTAGTTGCTCAACGGTTTCTGGTTTGAGGCCATCTGCCGTTCCAGAAACCTTTGTTGTGGTTCCAGAAACAAGCGTTGGTGTTGGGGTCTTTCCTGCCGCTGCGGTTGCCGATACTAAAGCCATTCCGAATGGGCTAACGAGCACTTCGCCCTGGCCGTAACCAGCTTCCGTTCTTGCAAGTTCAGTATCTCCTTGGGGGATCGAACCGGTGAGGGTGTTGAGACCTGGAATGTCGTAATCTATTCCCACCCCAAAAGCGCGACCAATTTCTTCGAGCTGCCCTTTGTTAAGTTGCTCTGAAATATTGGCAAAAGTGGTGTTGCAAGAGCGTGCGAATGCTTTTTCTAGCGGAACGTTTCCTAGGGAGAAGCCGTTGTAATTGGTTACTGT
The sequence above is drawn from the Corynebacterium rouxii genome and encodes:
- a CDS encoding cobyric acid synthase; protein product: MKSFLVAGCTSDAGKSVVVAGLCRALTRRGLRVAPFKAQNMSNNSAVTPDGGEIGRAQALQAYACGLVPSVDFNPILLKPGSDRTSQLVVRGIATGNVSARSYIEHRTELRKIAADSLNSLRECFDVVVCEGAGSPAETNLRATDVANFGLAEECDLPVYIVGDIDRGGVLAHFYGTHQIVDDADRARIQGFVVNKFRGDESILEPGLKSLEDRLGVPTVAILPFIHGLWIDAEDSLQSTIGVTVGPAAAPLGTQRLRVAAIRLPRVSNATDVEALACEPGVTVTWTVDPDSVAEADLVVIPGSKSTLSDLAWLRSTGIADAVLERARSQRPTLGICGGFQMMCSRIDDPVESGSTTPVEGLGIFDADIKFHPEKTLIRHENGGYEVHHGRVERSTEQPWIGSEGARTHSSFGTHRHGYLEDDDARRDFLVTVSKLAQRPGFVVAPSTSFEKERNKQLDVIADAIEQHWDLDQLIASLT
- the map gene encoding type I methionyl aminopeptidase: MAITREPLKPGHPTPIREVPAYIDRPEYVWKDEVQEAIGEPFIQTPETIEAMREASKIAANALHVAGAAVAPGVTTDEIDRIAHEYMCDHGAYPSCLGYRGFTKSSCVSLNEIVCHGIPDTTVIQDGDIVNIDITAYKNGVHGDTNATFLAGNVSEEHRLLVERTYEATMRGIRAAKPGREINVIGRVIESYAKRFGYSVVTDFTGHGIGTTFHNGLVVLHYDSDAYRDVLEPGMTLTIEPMINLGGLDYRIWEDGWTVQNTDFKFTAQFEHTLVITDDGNEILSIPDDDVKIF